The genomic window ATTGAGAACGAGCCAGAGCACGAGGGGAACAACGATCGTTGCCTCCAAAGCCGCCGCGATGCGAACTCGCCGCTGCTGGCTGAGCGGCCGAACTGCCAGCAGGCCGAACGAGGCAAGCGCCGCTCCCGTGAACATGCCCAGCGCCGCGAAGATCGCCACGGCCCATAAAGAGGAAACCACGCGAGTAGCGAGGGAAAGCCCGTCGGGCAGTCGACCGGTGGCGATCCACAGGCCGTAGATTCCCATGACGATGCCGCCGGCAGCCATTTGCCGACAAATAGTCAACCCGGTGCCGGCGCTGGCAAAGCTGCCGGAATGTGTGTGAAAACCGCCGCGAGCATGCGGTCGGGCAGCGTCGAGGTCGCCACGGCGATCGAGACCCGCCGTGCCGTTAAGCGTCGGACTGCCTTTCTCGCACATCTTTTCAGTCGGAATTGTGGCTTGGGGCTCGGTTCGCATAGCCACATCTTAGCCCGGAACCGCCTATCTGTTAACAACCCTTTTGCTGGCGCAAGACGGCTTATTCCGACAGCGGCTCCACGGATACGTCATCAACGGCCACCAGCCAACGATCCTTTGGCAGGCGGGAGCTTGCTAGATGAAGGCACAGGATCGGGCCGTCGCAGGGGGCTGAGAGGTCCAGGACGACTTCCGTCCATTCCTTGCCGATCGGTTTGCCCGGGGAACGCCCCCCACGTTCTTCGTCGGGGTCGAACAGAGAAGCCGTCATCATGACCGCCACCGCCTGATCCTGTGGTCCGAAGTAACGTGCAAACCAGCGGACACGAATCCTTCCACCTTTCGCCGCCCGGACGGGGACTTCGATGCGGTCGTCAAAAGCTCGCTTGGACGAACTCGGCAACTGTGCCAGGAGCAGGGCGTGACCGCCGCCGTGGCAGTACTCCTTGCCGAGTGCTCCGCCGTCACGGCAAATCGACGGTCCCGTGACGGTCCACGCCCAGGGAATACCTGCTCGAAACAAGCTTTCAAAGCCTCCGTTCGGAATCAGTCCTTTGGGAGCGATGAACGGCACACGTGCAATGGGAATACCCTGTTTCTCGCCGACGATTGATGAGATAACCGCCAGCAGAGGCGTGTCGGGTGGCAGACCGGGCAGGGCGACGCTGAGGATATTGGGGTCGCCTTTCTCCGAGATCACACGCTTGCCCTCTTCGTTGAAGACCTCGATCAGGCTGGGCGGGTCTTCTTGTTCTGAGGCCGAAGCGATTAGGCCGTTGATCACCGGGACGCCGTCCGGCTGAAGCACGAACCGGAGAGTGACAGGGCGAGGAGTGCCTGGCCGGGCCAGCTCCTGGAAGGTTTGAAACGCGGGGCGCGGCCGCAGGTTCAGGTCGCAGAGGCCGAAGCCGAGGTGCACCGGCTCAAAATCGGCGATGGCCAGTTGTTGAGCGATGAGAACATCCTTCTGGTCGGAACGACTGAAGGCTTTCAGGAACTCCGCCGTGCCGTGCTGTTGGACTTCGATGCCCATTTCGGCGACGTTCCAGCCGTATTCGGTGATCCAGATGGGCACTCCCGCGTCGCCATACCGGGCCGCGACGGCCCGAATCGCATCGAGCTTGTGAATCAGCTCGTCGGTAGTTTCCGTCGGCCGCTTGGCGTATGGATGCTCGGCAATGGCATCCCAGAGTTTTGCGTTGTCGTATTTGTCCCTGCGCAGTTGGTAGCACTGCTCAACGAAGATCGGCGCATGGCCGTCGGCGTCGTCCAGGCCGCCAATGGCCACTTGGGCGACGGGGTCGACGGCCTTGATCGCCTTGAAGCACCGTTGCAGCCACGGCAGATACGTGTGGGCCATCCGGGCGTTGTCGCACCCCTCGTTGATCCAACTGCAGCCGTTCTGCTCGTTCCAGAATTCATAGTATTTGGCACGATTCTTGTATCGCTCGGCCATGCGGGTGATGAAGGCGGTGAAGTCGGCGGCGTGCTCCTCCTTTGGTGGATGATTGTGAGCGCTCTTGCCGGTCGGGCTGACCCATGCAGGGATGTTGCAGATCAGCACCACGGGCTCGATGTGGTATTTGGCGCAAAGCTCAATTTCTCGGTCAAGGCTCGACCAGTCCCACTTGCCCTTTTCGGCCTCAACTTCCCGCCAGCTCGCCAGCACGCGGGCCGACCGGCTGCCCGCCTCACTGATCCGCTGAAAAAGCAGCTCGTCGTAGCGGACGAAGTCACTGCCCTGTCGTGGTGCGCCGACCGCCTCTCGGTTGCCGACCGGATTGATGCTGAAAATGAGAGGCCGGTCGATTGTCTCGGCCCACGCAGACGCGCTCGCAAGCAGAACACCGGCGGCCGACAGGAACAAGCATGAGCGGGTCATCACCTTAGGTCCTCCTTACCGAAAATCCTGTTCTGCACACCGCGCCGATTCCTGTATGGTCTCTCAGGGTAC from Phycisphaerae bacterium includes these protein-coding regions:
- a CDS encoding cellulase family glycosylhydrolase; translated protein: MTRSCLFLSAAGVLLASASAWAETIDRPLIFSINPVGNREAVGAPRQGSDFVRYDELLFQRISEAGSRSARVLASWREVEAEKGKWDWSSLDREIELCAKYHIEPVVLICNIPAWVSPTGKSAHNHPPKEEHAADFTAFITRMAERYKNRAKYYEFWNEQNGCSWINEGCDNARMAHTYLPWLQRCFKAIKAVDPVAQVAIGGLDDADGHAPIFVEQCYQLRRDKYDNAKLWDAIAEHPYAKRPTETTDELIHKLDAIRAVAARYGDAGVPIWITEYGWNVAEMGIEVQQHGTAEFLKAFSRSDQKDVLIAQQLAIADFEPVHLGFGLCDLNLRPRPAFQTFQELARPGTPRPVTLRFVLQPDGVPVINGLIASASEQEDPPSLIEVFNEEGKRVISEKGDPNILSVALPGLPPDTPLLAVISSIVGEKQGIPIARVPFIAPKGLIPNGGFESLFRAGIPWAWTVTGPSICRDGGALGKEYCHGGGHALLLAQLPSSSKRAFDDRIEVPVRAAKGGRIRVRWFARYFGPQDQAVAVMMTASLFDPDEERGGRSPGKPIGKEWTEVVLDLSAPCDGPILCLHLASSRLPKDRWLVAVDDVSVEPLSE